A single Endozoicomonas sp. NE40 DNA region contains:
- a CDS encoding mechanosensitive ion channel family protein encodes MPWQDYSTLTLLLLKSATVMGISLVLAWLCSRGLKKVVQHFDSTSSHWDDTLARAARPVLTIAVLLLGVSLMADFLLDYIQLEDTALVGQVRRIVLIVLIYSLLIRYLRLVRNSFYQANRRAVRMDKATLEFMIKLLQIALTMAIVLTLLQNLGVSISGLLAFGGVGGLAVGLAAKDMLANLFGGLTIYMDRPFVVGDKISLQDQKIEGFVEHIGWRQTRIRGYDRTPVYVPNALFTNLAVVNPSRMQNRRINVTIGLRYQDFARLNDIIHDIDAYLAQHKDIDQGRDALARFTDYGASSLDLLVRCFTVDTDWTNYMQVRQDILMGVGEIVTRHGAEFAFPTRTLDMPEGIVSSNS; translated from the coding sequence ATGCCCTGGCAGGACTATTCCACTCTGACACTATTGCTATTGAAGTCTGCCACGGTCATGGGAATCAGTCTGGTGCTGGCCTGGTTATGCAGCAGGGGATTAAAGAAAGTGGTACAGCATTTTGACAGCACTTCCAGTCACTGGGACGACACCCTTGCCAGAGCTGCCAGACCCGTTTTGACTATTGCTGTGTTACTGCTGGGCGTCAGTCTGATGGCGGACTTTCTGCTGGATTATATTCAGCTGGAAGACACCGCACTGGTGGGACAGGTGCGTCGCATTGTTCTGATCGTGCTGATCTATTCACTGTTAATACGCTATCTGCGACTGGTGCGCAACAGTTTCTATCAGGCGAACCGTCGTGCTGTCAGAATGGACAAGGCGACGCTTGAATTTATGATCAAGCTGTTGCAGATAGCCCTGACTATGGCGATTGTCCTGACGCTGTTACAAAACCTTGGTGTCAGTATCAGCGGTCTTCTGGCTTTCGGTGGGGTTGGGGGGCTGGCTGTTGGTCTCGCAGCAAAGGATATGCTGGCTAACCTGTTTGGCGGACTGACCATTTATATGGACCGGCCTTTTGTGGTGGGTGACAAAATCAGCCTGCAGGATCAGAAAATTGAAGGTTTTGTTGAGCATATTGGCTGGCGTCAGACTCGTATCCGAGGTTATGACCGAACCCCGGTGTATGTTCCCAATGCACTGTTTACCAATCTTGCCGTTGTTAACCCGTCCCGAATGCAGAACCGGCGTATTAATGTCACCATCGGTCTTCGTTATCAGGACTTTGCCCGTCTGAACGATATTATTCATGATATTGATGCTTATCTTGCACAGCATAAGGATATCGACCAGGGACGCGATGCGCTGGCCAGGTTTACGGATTACGGTGCCAGCTCTCTGGATCTGCTGGTTCGATGTTTTACCGTTGATACGGACTGGACAAACTACATGCAGGTTCGACAGGATATTCTGATGGGAGTCGGGGAGATTGTTACCCGTCACGGAGCAGAGTTTGCATTTCCGACCCGCACTCTGGATATGCCTGAAGGTATTGTCAGTTCGAATAGTTAG
- a CDS encoding peptide ABC transporter substrate-binding protein codes for MKTTFLFEWVLCFWFFVLSSASGFAQTLVRGLPDQPKQLHPHYFGGSPGAQVLKDLYEGLMVQNPSGEPVPGMAAEVEISPDRKIYRFTMREGIRWSDGSAVTAGDFVRSFRTLADPETRATYSWYLRTGQFSGADEALAGNVEALGVKAENNQLVLQLQQPVPYILELLTFPSFLPVAKQHNPDNPVSNGPYILFSETPGKTIRLKKNPHYYGKGQVAIHEVTYQIQPDEVKMLEAFREGSMDITSHLAAAAQLRARTERLIRTMENQSLVTTMLVPNQKHPLMANADFRKALSLALDRTALVNSNYPDSHVRPACSFTAPLTRGFSPDKNHCHLLLNSADRNHQAGIHLKNSGVNSDLVALTVTTTNKYGSDRLLNQMVAQWQAVLGIQVNVRLLDWRGFTRALADRDYELALFSWLAGYNDATAFLLPLQNEKGFGPFVNPDYQKQLELAAGQMKQVDRLPYYRQAETILAQQLPVIPVIHPTFVQLVKPAVGGYYTSNPEGWVHTRYLRLLR; via the coding sequence ATGAAAACAACTTTCCTGTTTGAATGGGTGCTGTGTTTCTGGTTCTTTGTCCTCAGTTCTGCAAGTGGTTTTGCACAGACTCTGGTTCGGGGATTGCCAGACCAGCCGAAACAGCTGCACCCCCATTATTTTGGTGGCAGTCCCGGCGCCCAGGTGCTTAAAGACCTTTACGAAGGGCTAATGGTTCAGAATCCTTCTGGCGAACCGGTCCCCGGTATGGCAGCAGAAGTTGAAATCAGCCCTGACCGAAAGATCTACCGGTTTACCATGAGGGAAGGCATCCGTTGGTCCGATGGATCTGCAGTGACAGCCGGGGACTTTGTGCGCAGTTTTCGTACTCTGGCTGATCCGGAAACCAGAGCCACTTATAGCTGGTACCTGAGAACAGGACAGTTCAGCGGTGCCGATGAAGCCCTGGCAGGCAATGTCGAGGCTCTGGGTGTGAAAGCTGAGAATAACCAGTTAGTTCTGCAATTACAGCAACCGGTTCCTTATATTCTCGAGCTGCTAACCTTTCCCAGTTTTCTGCCTGTGGCAAAACAGCACAATCCTGATAACCCAGTCAGTAATGGCCCTTACATACTGTTCAGTGAAACGCCCGGTAAAACCATCAGATTGAAGAAAAACCCGCATTATTACGGCAAGGGACAGGTGGCTATCCATGAGGTGACTTATCAGATTCAGCCTGATGAAGTGAAGATGCTGGAAGCTTTCAGAGAAGGCAGTATGGACATTACCAGTCACCTGGCAGCAGCTGCCCAGCTCAGAGCAAGAACAGAACGCCTCATTCGTACCATGGAAAACCAGTCTCTGGTCACCACCATGCTGGTGCCGAACCAGAAGCACCCCCTGATGGCGAATGCAGATTTCAGAAAGGCACTCTCTCTGGCGCTTGATCGTACGGCACTGGTTAACAGTAATTACCCTGACAGTCATGTTCGTCCTGCTTGCAGCTTTACTGCGCCACTGACTCGCGGGTTCAGCCCGGACAAAAACCATTGTCATCTGCTTCTGAACAGTGCTGACAGGAATCATCAGGCTGGCATTCATTTGAAGAATTCAGGGGTAAACTCTGATCTGGTAGCGCTGACGGTCACAACCACAAATAAATATGGCTCAGACCGTCTGCTCAACCAGATGGTTGCCCAATGGCAAGCAGTTCTTGGCATTCAGGTAAACGTCCGGCTTCTGGACTGGAGGGGGTTTACGAGAGCGCTGGCTGACAGGGATTATGAGCTGGCATTGTTCAGCTGGCTGGCCGGATATAACGACGCAACCGCATTTCTGCTTCCACTTCAGAATGAAAAGGGATTCGGGCCTTTTGTAAACCCCGATTACCAGAAGCAACTTGAGCTGGCAGCCGGTCAGATGAAGCAAGTGGACAGGCTACCTTATTATCGACAGGCTGAAACCATACTGGCTCAACAGCTCCCCGTTATTCCTGTGATACACCCAACGTTTGTGCAGCTGGTGAAGCCAGCGGTAGGAGGTTACTACACCTCGAATCCGGAAGGCTGGGTACACACACGTTATCTGCGTCTGTTAAGATGA
- a CDS encoding UPF0236 family transposase-like protein, translating into MTTYGKVRLCERCLTVAGHRIRPFSENAHIHCRDYSLPLQRRLVDFASDSSFATASQKMEEHYGVIVPESSVRAITLGHARCMSEQSKASLKNCQECVGEGKQLIGEMDGSMIPVVLFDEEAEGDKRKARKVDWQEAKLCLVYEQGSCDKRHRVVMGEPGEAGDQWLSCAIEQGLNRQSSIHCVSDGAKWIASQADRVFASQGSFLVDYYHLCEYIADAAKECIGKDEKARKKWTDEQKTRMKAGESERVLAELEPYRNGKVGKEANKSEECHRYIRNRPGQFDYQAAEAANLPIGSGEIESSNRSVVQTRLKLPGAWWKPEHAHDMLNLRTLRANGDWNKYWKATG; encoded by the coding sequence ATGACCACTTACGGCAAAGTTCGTCTCTGTGAGCGATGCTTGACCGTTGCAGGGCATCGTATACGCCCTTTTTCCGAGAATGCCCATATCCACTGTCGTGACTACTCTTTACCGTTACAACGGCGATTGGTGGATTTTGCATCAGACAGTTCTTTTGCAACAGCTTCACAGAAAATGGAAGAGCATTATGGCGTTATCGTACCTGAGTCATCAGTACGAGCCATTACCCTGGGTCACGCCCGCTGCATGAGTGAGCAATCTAAAGCTTCCCTGAAAAATTGTCAGGAATGTGTAGGAGAAGGCAAGCAGCTGATTGGTGAAATGGACGGCAGCATGATTCCAGTGGTTCTTTTTGATGAAGAAGCTGAAGGCGACAAGCGCAAGGCCAGAAAAGTTGACTGGCAAGAGGCCAAGCTTTGCTTGGTTTATGAACAAGGAAGTTGCGATAAGCGACATCGTGTAGTTATGGGAGAGCCCGGTGAAGCAGGCGATCAGTGGTTGAGTTGCGCTATTGAGCAAGGTTTGAATCGGCAGTCATCTATTCATTGTGTAAGTGATGGGGCTAAGTGGATTGCCAGCCAGGCAGACCGCGTATTCGCATCTCAGGGAAGTTTTCTGGTGGATTACTATCACCTTTGTGAGTACATCGCAGATGCTGCTAAAGAGTGCATTGGAAAAGATGAAAAAGCCCGTAAAAAATGGACTGATGAACAAAAAACAAGAATGAAAGCAGGTGAGTCAGAGAGAGTTCTGGCAGAGCTTGAGCCTTATCGTAACGGTAAGGTTGGAAAGGAAGCCAACAAATCGGAAGAGTGTCATCGCTATATCAGGAATCGTCCCGGACAATTTGATTATCAGGCGGCAGAAGCTGCCAATTTGCCTATCGGTTCAGGTGAAATAGAGAGCTCCAATCGTTCTGTTGTTCAAACCCGGTTGAAACTTCCCGGAGCATGGTGGAAACCAGAGCATGCTCACGATATGTTGAACCTTAGAACTTTAAGGGCTAATGGTGACTGGAATAAGTACTGGAAAGCCACTGGATAG